Part of the Chanos chanos chromosome 5, fChaCha1.1, whole genome shotgun sequence genome, GATCTACGAGAGAGAGAACTTCGGAGGTCACATGCATGAGTGCATGGATGATTGTGACTGCTTTATGGACCGCTACCACATGTCCCATTGTATGTCCTGCCACGTTATGGATGGCCACTGGCTCATGTATGAGCACCcccactacagaggcaggatGTGGTACTTTGGACCAGGAGAGTACAGGAACTTCAGCAGCATGGGATATGGCAACATGAGATTCATGAGCATGAGGCGCATCATGGATTCCTTTTATTAAATAGttaactaaataaaataaatgttcttcTTTTGATGATTACTACCACCAGATGTAAAATAAAGTCTGTTACTCAATTATACTTGAGAATAGTGTGGTTTATGTCCACTAAACCCTTATTTTTTTTGGCCTGTCCCTAAATGCCCCATTGAGTAGCTGCTACCAAAAAGGGGTTTTCATTATGATATTCATGCGCAGCTAGATGGTGCTGAGTAAATCAGGCACTTTATGCAAAAACTGCTGAAACATAATTCATCACAAGACAATTGTATACACAtctaaaatcatttttacaaagCACTCTATCAGTTGAACAGTTTCCTCCTACATATAGTTACTCCTATGCTGTTGGGAGTGAGAAAAGTTAAGAAGTCTTACTTTGGAGTTGGATGAACATTTCAATTTAGGTTCTATGCAGTCAAGTGGTGCAATCATCTTAAAATACTGCATTGCTGTTGGTCAGTAGTCTGGGCACAGGTTTAGTGAATCTCTAATCTAATTAACAAGAAGAACAAACTCGGTCCTTGCTTCAAGTAGAACAGGCTCAGCTGCTCACATATTTAAATTACCTgtgttcttgttctttctcaATGTAATGTTTAAACACAGTTTTCCCAGTGATGTAACTTAAAGAGCTAAATGGAAACGCTCAACATCTGGAATAAACTGCATTTGTCACATCAATGTTTACCTtgtcaaatacatttcattcactgattggtctgtaaagacgtGCCTACTTTCATGAGACAGGCCGCAATGCACGATGATCTAAGTCGATCGATGCAGGGTATATCGGCTGTACCCTACTTGTCacgatgcattgtgggatactttgAGTGCACGATACAGGGTATAATCATTCTCACTATACATTTGGACAGCACTACAAAAGTGCAAAATCACTATATAGTGATTTCAGACCCAGCCCAGgtcttttttttgccagtgccttggtcaaggtcactgacaggagtactaatgcTAGCATGCGCGTCTTTGTGGAAACCAGGGCAAACATGCAATCTCCACACAGTAAGGACCTGGGACGGCCGGGATTCAAagccagggccttcttgctgtgaggcaacagtgttAACCACTAAACCACTGTGAATCCCAcacttaaataaataactcaTCTACTTGAGACGTCTGAAGAAACACCTAACTGAGGACTGATGATGAGGTCCAAAGTTTGAAACTGAGCCTTTATGGATCACGTGatgataaaaacatatacagtaaCTTTAAGCTGGTAGTTTCTTAAAGATCAGGATGTCCTTTCAGCACAGATAATCCAGAGGCCTGGTAGATAAGAAGGAAAATACAGACAATAACACTCAGTCCAGTGTTGTTAGAGAAGCTGGGTCAATACTTGCTAAAAAGCCATTAAAGACACCGGGTGACTGATAATatttcagacacaaagacaccaCAAGGTAAAACAAGAGGTAAAACACTGGATGCAGTGGGTGTAGAAGAGTGGACTTCCAGGGAAATGGAGAGTCTGGTGCTACCTATGCAGGGTCCTTCAAAGGCTTCCTCCTTGTGGTTTAAgagtttcaaaaacaaaaagtttgagGCAATGGAAAGAGTCACCAGGGGACATCTGAGAGGATGCCTAATTACGCCAAAGGAGCTTCAGCCATACAATTCTTTGTAGCTCAGACACCACGCTACAGGTCTTGCCACTGCATAAATGCTAGAACCTTAAAGTTAAGACATCCGTGACAGAGATTAGCATAGGCATAAAGTGGTAAACTGCTAGTGCAGTCAAGGAAGGTGAGCTAACATTTCACCACAAAGATGTTACTGGGACTGCAGCTACTGGAAGACTGGGGATAGTCTGCTTCCAATGCCCAAGTTGGGGACTGGCTAATTCAAGAAAGAGAAGCGAACTCACACAGTCGAATAATTGGCATGTGGTAGAAGAGGAGCTGCTGACAGTTGGAATGAGGCAGCAAGAAAAATGGACTTCAGTGGCGGGAGCCAAGGAGAAAAGATCACCTGGGCTGCTATGTGGTCTATGGAGGCCAGTAGAATCAGGTTCCTGCTTTGCAGTGTTTATGTCTGTCTCAGCCCTACAAATCTCGCCATCTGGCTAATGAAAAATGACCCAAACTGCACACTCTGTGAGAGGGTTGGCTGTGAGAAGCCAGCCAATGAGGTACATGTTCTCTCAAACTGCAGAAAGACACTAACAGAGAGGAAATAATACTGCAGATATGCTAAGGTATTAATATCACCGAAGGGCTACATGAAGGAGACgcaaaaaatgcaagaaaatcCAAAGATGACCCATCTTCATCCAATTTTGacaaaaatagagagaagaCCCCACACATCAATGAGCATAGCCACCTGGGAGTAGCTTTAGACTGGGAGGTAATGGCAAACATCAAACAGTATCTCATCTTCCTGCAGGACAGTGTCAGCAAAATCATATGGCCTGAGCTAATGATCTACACAAGCACAGTGAAGATTATTGCGATGTTTGGTCTCACGGGAGGAGTGTATGCAGGAGGCATCATGCTTAAGTATCACGTACCAATGGATGATTCCATCCTGAAAGGTCGGAGAGCAAAGTCCCTGCCACTGGTAGCTGGAGTAAGGAGATTTCAAGGACGGTCATTCTGGAGGGCTACTAGGATGACGGGCCTTAAAATACAGCAGGATAGGAAAATATACAGCACAGCAGGTCAGGAGGCAAAAAGGGGCATAACAGTGATATCACAACATGGCAAAAGAAGGAGGAATAGTGGTCCAGACAGCTGGATGGTGACATGCCACCCTACGGtgtatcattaaaaaaactcACAGCTTGACTTGTTACTGTACTTGCCACATCGGGCTCATTATTTAAACATGTCCCGGaatctttcacacagacacatggaaaTATCGGTGTATGGTGAGcttagttgtttgttttgggagtTGACATAACAAGATTTAGATGTGTCTCTTTTTACATCACAGCCTACTATTGTGTAATCTGTGCAAAAACTTGTGTAATCACtgaataaaaaaacccaaaccgaAACACTGTTTAACAGATAATTTAAAATTGTAGGATATGACCATCTTGATTACTTTGGTTGTGCTATCCTATCAAGAAAGTGTAAAGGCAGCCATGGGGAGTAATGAGCATATTTCCATCTGCTAGAAAACAGTGGAAACACATATATTTCAGCAAAGTAGgaaaacttcagaaaaaaaagtacactaTGCTTTTATCGATGTAAACTGGTGATCATTAATCTGTTTGCTGTTGAACAGTTTGTTTAACAGCGAACAGTTAACAATTGTTTGCTTTAAACAACCATACACTGTTAAAATGTAACTGAAACAAATATTACAATGATTTGGATAACTCGTGgacaacaaataaacactaaCAAGAATAATAACTCAATAAATCAGATATAAGAACTTTCAACAAATAAACActaacaagaaaacaacaaatatgCCATCAAAAGCTGCTCTAAAGAGAAtatgttaaacaaataaaagcacaCAAGCAACTTTTGATGAATTAAACTATTATAAACATTACCAAAGAGAGCTGCCTTGGCAAATTTTTTAACACATGGAAGTTACATCACAATGGTTATATTATAATGTGAATTCAATAGGCAATGAATAATAACACACAAGAATACACAAATCTGGCTTAAAATGGTCTTTACGGGAATCCttaccacaaacaaaaaaggaaaaagaaaataaactgaagTTTTCTCGCAATGAACAAATGTCACCTGTGCTGTGGCAGGTGAACTTTTCTATAATGAGGAGTTTGTTTTTACTATTGCTGATGTTGTTATCTTTATGACGCTATTAGTCCACACCAGAAGttccatttttaaaagtcttCCACAGAACCATTGATGTGAAAATGACAATAGCAGTTCAGCTCTAAAAGGCCTCTGTTCCAAGTTGCTTGGTCAGGAATTGACAACAATGGGGACCTGGTATTCTTTGGGTCTGGTCCACTATAAAAGTAAGGGTTCCAGCGGTCAGAGTGTCAGTGCATGTACAGCATCTCTGCCCAGAGGAACAGACATCACAACAATCACCATGGGAAAGGTGAGCTCTGTTACATCCTGCATTTTTCTATTACAAATTTCACATGAATCATATGTAACATTTTGATGGATGCTGTGATTTGTCTGAGTGTTGACATTTGTCTTATAAAGCTGTCACAAAATAAATTAACCAATgactttaaatgtgtttctaGATCATCTTTTACGAGGACAGGAACTTTCAGGGTCGCTCCTATGAGTGCATGAGCGACTGTGCTGACATGCACTCCTACCTGAGCCGCTGCCACTCCTGCAGGGTGGAGAGCGGCTGCTTCATGGTTTACGACCGTCCAAACTACATGGGAAACCAGTACTTCATGAGGAGGGGCGAGTATGCTGACTACATGAGCATGTTTGGATGGAATAACAGCATCAGGTCCTTGCGCATGATCCCCATGGTAAGCTCATCAGAGTACTTTGGTTATTCTTTATAGAAAAGATGTTTACCAGCTGTGAGTCTACAAAGTAAATAATAAATTGTAATTGTTAATATGACATGTACCTTTGTTCCTCAACAGCACCGAGGATCCTACAGAATGAGGATCTACGAGAGAGAGAACTTCGGAGGTCACATGCATGAGTGCATGGATGACTGTGAGTCATTCATGGACCGCTACCACATGTCCCATTGCATGTCCTGCCACGTTATGGATGGCCACTGGCTCATGTATGAGCACCCCCACTACAGAGGCAGAATGTGGTACTTTGGACCAGGAGAGTACAGGAGCTTCAGCAGCATGGGATATGGCAACATGAGATTCATGAGTATGAGGCGTATCATGGATTCCttttattaaataattaatcTAATTCACCATTGTCACATGATGATCATTAACAGCAGATCTTCAATAAAGTCTGTCACTTAGTTTGACTTAacagttgtgtgttttattttagcaATGACTTACAATATTGTTGTCTGACCGTGAATGGTCCATTTAGTGGCTTCTGTTCCATTGGAGTTCAATTCGATATTTGCTTCCTTTCTTACACTTAGTTTGTGTATATCAGATGACTCtgactacatttaaaaaattactCTGTGATTAGTTTCTGACATATTTAACTAAAATAGAGTAATTCTAAAGTTAATTGTATGCAGGAAAATTACAACCCACACCTAGAGACAATTACACCTCTGATGTCAgaagtgagggttttttttaagccatATTAAACAAGAATGTGAAAATGGCAAAATGCATGTAGATCAGAAAATACACTCTAGTCAGAGAATGCACTCTGGTTATAAAATCAATATGGAAAGAGTTAATAAATAGCTTTAGTACTGCTTTAGTAAATCCCTAATTTCATTAACAACAAGAATCACTTCAAGCAGTAAACTCACAGTAAAGGATATCCTTAATATACAATAATTTAGATCAGACATTTAATCATGTAATATCATTTCCTTGACTTGTTTAAATACTTCCAACTTGTTGCAGTCTAAATAAGTGGATCTAACAATATATTTCAGGTGTCCAGAGGCAAACTATCTCACTGATAGAACAACTGGACTCCTTGCAGGTTAACCACTGCAGAAATTTAGCAACATCAATTTAGAGGCTATTCAGTTGATTGAAGCCCTAAAGCTGTGTGTATTAAAGTATAATCACTGTTTCAGTTTTAGCATACACAGCAGCTcacatatttaaatgaattctATGCTTGCATTGTTTTCAAGTgatattttaaacacagtttcCAAGCAAAACCTAAGTTGGGACAATTTTGCAAACAGCTCAGAGAAATCTATATCATATATAATAATAAAGGAGGGAGTAACAACAAATTTAACCAGCTTAAGGTGACACAGTTGCCTGAGGATGACTTAACGAACAATTAACAGCTAAGTCATGTCAAATCATTCAATATCATGTTTATCAGTTGTGGTATTTCAGATTATCAAAGCAGACATGTTTTAATTAGCTTGAATGAGGTCAAATAGTTTATATGAAATGGCACTCACCCTCAGGCCATTTTGAGAGCAGCAGGAAAGACCTATAATAAAAGAAGATTCATTTTAGAGAAAACACAAACCCTGATATTGAAGTCTTATGCATAGataaaaataatcacaaaaatCTATCACAGAAATCAGAGTTTAGTAAATTTGTATGATAATTTTTCAATGATCTCCATCATGGTTCATTGTGAAATCTCTGACTGcaaacaatgcaaaacaaaatttgTCTTGGTTTGGTGAGAACATGGTCTCTGATGAAATCCTACTTCTACTCATAATATAATGTCAATGCCTGTAATAATGGTAAAACTGATTATTACAGGACCATTATGTTGGAAACATGTCTACAACTACTTTACATTATTGAACCATATTTACAACTAATAAAAAATAAGTTCACTAGACCTTGAGGTAAATTTTGCATCTCTCCTGAAGAAATTTCCATTTCATTGTTGCCCTCTGAGAAACTCTCGAACTTATCAGCTGATCAAAGCTGAAGAGCTTCAGCTGTTCATGAGTGGCACAGTATGTGGGATAAGATAAAGACATAGACAAATACATGCAGTGCAAcctttataatttatattaccTCTACTCACTGTAAAGCCAAACGTCTTCTCCACCACAGTCCCCCAGATGAAACCAAAACTGTGAAGCTTATATCCATCAATAAGTAAAGGTTTTGTGTTCACATCCAAAGTCTGTCTATAACCAGAACAAGAAGGATTAGCACAGGTCTGGATTTCCTCAGTGATTAAAAAATTGCATTTGGAGTTAAAATGCTGATAATACCCATTAAAGTAGTCGTTCATATAAAGACTATGAgtctcttttaaaaatgtggcTCTGTTTCTCAGTACAACCAACAACAAGAGCAAGCTAAGTATGACTGGAAACAGAAGAGGGCAGTCCCAGAGTGCTGATTACATGAGGGACATCAAAATTTCTTGGATTAATGTTTTAACCTGGTCCACAATCAACAcatcaacaaaagaaaaaagacaatgatACAGATTCAGGTTCACTGACAGAGTGCaatactacacacataaatgtaaaaaataaatgtgtctcaaaagtttaaaatactTAGCACTGACCAGCAATGTTATTCACTTGTCTCTCCTTGTCGTCCATCCCCCCTTCCCCGATTATTCTCTCGCATGACTGAAGAGCAGATTAACCTCAACTCTGTCTGATGgttagaaaataaacaaagacacaaaagccctaaccctaaccctaggtGTAACCTTTAGCCTAaatttttgtgaattttaaaaCCGATCCCAGCCTGTGATATGTTGAAGCAACGGACCAGCTGGATTGATAACAGGGGTAAAAGTATTTTATGACAGTACTTAAGTAGTACATTGGCGGGTTTGTACTGTGAGTATCAACAAGCGCAACTTTCACTTTCCACCTCAACACATCTATTAAGAAATTATATCATATTTCTCGCGGACATTTCTGCCGACAACTCTCATTACTTGTTTCAGTTGACATGCTCAGTCAtaagacattgttttttttgtttgtttgtttgtttttgttttttcattctcttttgttGTATGAGGTGGTAACTCAGTGAAAGTCTGTGGGAATACCAATACTTGCATCAGATTTTAAGCATCGCTGGTATTGCGCTAAATGATGTGCACTAATTCAAAGGCCTAGCTACTTGCCCCAGCACGTACTTATCCTAGCCAGTGTGAGTGCATCGGCAGGCGAGCTCAACAGCAGCATGATCTGTAATCAGGGTTTAAAACCGGGATTTTTTTCAATCGGTTTGCTCCGGGCAGAATCGGTATTTTAGCGTTTCCGGTTTTCCGTTCCACGATCGTTCCCGAACCggttagaaccaaatgaaatatcGGTTAATAACGCTCCATGCAGGTctgtgtgacatgacaataGCCTATGTATCTTTCAGAcggtataaaaatgtctgttgatAGATATTTTACCTAAAATTATCTATTATCTCTATtgctaatgtcacaaaacattacaaaaacgcATTGCACCACTAACTAGGAGCGCTGTAGTACAACCTCCACTGTGGCTTCCCGGTCATTTGACTGTTTTGCGATCGTAATCAGTCACAAACGGTTAaatggcaaaaatgaaaaactattTTAACGCTGCAGTTAAAAAGCTTGCTAATAGGCTATGCAGGTATATGTTTAGCCTGACTAGAGCTATTTTcaacattagttctctttacatggtaGACTATCTATCAAACATTGATGAAGCTGATGTCTAAGATCAGCATTTTATAAGCATACCATAATATTTACCTCCTCTGGCTGCAAATGAGGAGAtcacaccacatttcactttaaCGCTATATCACGGCCCACCGCCGGTAAATTTATGTCCGCTATATGAAGGCGTGAGTGacattcagaggaagacaggataCTCTTCACCAAAGCTATAAGCAGaaagcattttaatttgttgtaataaataaaagaacgaaaaaatgtttctgttccagattattaaaaaatacaaagttTCTGGCTTCGTTTTTGTTCCTAACGAAACCGATCGATTGTTTTCAGTCGCGTCTCAAATGTGCTATTTCCTCTTCTAacgaaaataaaatattgttaaAGCAATATTTACTCATgctcatgtttttaaatgttttgatctAAAGTTGTCCTGTGTTTTTGGACTGTACCATTAGCGTGGGGGCACGCACAGGAGAGAACCGATTAGGCATACTatttcgctacgtagcgtttgtaaacagcaaaacagcactGATCAGAGAAGTATTTTTGCAGCATCGCAGAGAGTCTCCAAGCACAGCCCTAACTTTTGGCGTAAACGATTTCGCGGGCAAATGATCTTTTTAATGTCCTTCAGTCGCgtttattatcatttattattttgtttatacCATAGGATATGATCCATAGAGTCTAGAACATTCAACTAAATTTAATGAGATTTTTGGTTATAAAAACAGGCCACGCGCTACATTCATTCAGCAAGCATACTACAGTAGGTGCGATTAACTATGACTCCCCTAGGCAGGTGGTACAGTCCCAGACATCAGAGGACCTCGGgccagaaaatgaaaaaaaacaaaacaaaaaaacggaaTATATGGGTCAAACATATATAATCATTTTACGGTATCTTTTTTTCAAGAACGACATGAATGATTATTAGACGTGTTAAATCACTTTGCTCGTTTTCAATGTGAATTATGGAAAAGGACATCCAAAATAAGTGATATACAGACGTAGTTTGCTCCAAGCCAATCCACcatgaaaatgtttatgaatggAGATTTTCCGTGTCTACAACACGTCGAGAGTAGAAGTTCGTGATTGCCCTCTACAGCACTGAACACGCATTAATCATTTCTCCTCCTCGTTTTTGCTGACACTCACCATTACAATACCGAGCAGTAAGGCAACTGTTTGGTAGATGTAAACATCTAAGGGTAATGTTATATACAAATTTACATGTGCCTTATAAACTGAAGTAGGCCTAAATTTTTTCGTCTTGTACTACTGAAAACCTGAATGGTTAAAAGTCTGATAGCTACTTAAAAGATTTTGACTTtagaattgtttgtttgtttttgttgtactTGCACTTCTAGAGTCATTTAATGGTTGTTTCTTTAACTCAAGACTAATATCTGAATACTGTAGCACCCGTGATTAGTAACATATCATCAGAGAATTGATGGCAGTAATTGTTTTTGAAATTAAGTTAACTGGATGAGATGAACCATGCTTAAAGCAAAGATTAACAGCACTGATTTTCCTTTATCTCCATCCCCATCCACACTGGATCAGAAATGATCAGAAATCAAAaccataaataaaatgtgtatgaTTGTTTCTCTTGGTGTTGGTGTCTGCACAATATGATTGATTTGTTTATCCCAACAAATGTATTTAAGTTCTGAATCCTTTATCAGTACCAAAATTACAAATGTATAAACTATATTCTACATTGACCACACACCTCAAATATGTGAGCATTTCACAAAGTCGATTTATAGAGTTGTTCAAAAGCCTGACATATCCTGCTGTTGTCCATTATTTAAATACTCATGGTTAAGTTGGTGTACTTGCCACCTGGCACCTGTTCATTATGTTAGACACATCTCTACAGCTACTTTACATGGATACACAAAAAGATCAGAGGACAGTGAATGTTATAGTTTGTTTTGGAGGCTGCACAATTAAACCCTAGATGTGTCTATTTTCATCATACCCTGTCATTTTACAGTCTATAGAAGAAATTATGTTCTTGTTTTGGCAGATCCTGGGGTATTGAAGCAGGGAAGGAACCAGTCTGAAAGAATGTTTAACAGAGTCTTTAACTTTGTAAAATATGAGTGTCTCCAGTGATTTCATTACACTTCTCTATCAGGATTGTGCTTGTGGAGGAATGGCACTGGGAAGATTGCATCTgcttaaaaagaaacacacaaagaatcacacatacattccaCCAAGGAGTCgaagagaacccccccccccccccccccccaaaaaaaaatgaattagaaAAAATCTATGTAAACCGGTGTTAGAAATACAAGCAACAAGACTTCAAAGAAATCAGTACAAGTATGAGATATTACAATGAATATTCCAACAAAAGTTGCTGtaaagacgcacacacacacacgtgtatattgtatgtatgtatatatttatgtatatatacacatacatgtgtgtgtgtgtgtgtatatatatatatatatacacatacatacatacatatatatacacagcacacagtatATAAGCTGCCTTAGCAAATTATCTGGCACTAGCTGTTAATTAAATTACATTCATCAGacaatgacaaataaataaatatacaagaATATAAAACACCTGATTTAAAATTGCTTATATGGAcccataaaagagaaaagaaagacagaacggCATTTTGTTCCATTTGAACAGAAGGTTCAGATGGGTAGGGGCAGATGAATTCTTCCATAACAAGGAAGTATCtagttgttttttccttttcgctattgctgttttattcatgatCCTATGAGTCTAAACCAaaagttctgtttttaaaagtcttCCAGAGAACcactgaatgtgaaaatgaaaatgacagtgaaaatgacaaaagcaattcagcttttaaaaaaagcctCTATTCCAGTTTGCTTGGTCAGGAATTAACAACAATGGAGGCCATGTATTCTTTGGCTTTGGTCCACTATAAAAGTAAGGGTTCCAGCAGCCTGGATGTCAGTGTACCTCCAGCATCTCTAACCAGAGGAGCAAACCACACTCACTACCACAACCATGGGAAAGGTAAACAGTATGACTCCTGCATTTATCCATAACAAAATGGAACGACTCCTGCATAAAATTCTGATTGacattgctgtttgttttgatgttgacatttttcttttacacagttATCACAAAATGAATTAACAAATAACTTTCAATGTATTTCTAGATCATCTTTTACGAGGACAGGAACTTTCAGGGTCGCTCATATGAGTGCATGAGCGACTGTGCTGATATGTCCTCCTACCTGAGCCGCTGCCACTCCTGCAGGGTGGAGAGCGGCTGCTTCATGGTTTACGACCGTCCAAACTACATGGGAAACCAGTACTTCATGAGGAGGGGCGAGTATGCTGACTACATGAATATGTTTGGATGGAATAACTGCATCAGGTCCTCGCGCATGATCCCCATGGTAAGCTCATCAGAGTACTTTGGTAATTCTTTATCGAAAAGATGTTTCCAGTTGTGGGTCTAcaaa contains:
- the LOC115811426 gene encoding gamma-crystallin M2-like; the protein is MGKIIFYEDRNFQGRSYECMSDCADMHSYLSRCHSCRVESGCFMVYDRPNYMGNQYFMRRGEYADYMSMFGWNNSIRSLRMIPMHRGSYRMRIYERENFGGHMHECMDDCESFMDRYHMSHCMSCHVMDGHWLMYEHPHYRGRMWYFGPGEYRSFSSMGYGNMRFMSMRRIMDSFY